A window of the Lysinibacillus irui genome harbors these coding sequences:
- a CDS encoding MFS transporter produces MHTYYKWIILLVATLSQTAATFVTYGMGPVASFYQIEWGLSSFQTGLIVSAVNIGPIFSMLVFGYFMDKKGEKQLIGWGSILLGLSSLLLIPVHHYTTLLLVLIVVGIWYGSAQTGGSSAIVKWFPDKHRGLAIGIRQTGIPIGGALASSILTYLYQHIHLTSVHITQGLVAIAGGLLFLLLYQEPKQRVTVAANPVTFKEKVHAIKNNRALYPIYFVGIVMMSLQMVIIAHLMSYLHQEGGYSLTEAGKYLSIILLGGMVGRIVLAWISDCYFSQKRESLLVLVMVATFIMIGCLPFVMSAKSLMIIFCSILGFFALGWYSLYIACVTEQSDSQSVGLTVSAALTINQFFIVLAPTCYGLLVALFSSHQLAMDLIAMMVIIGAFNLYRSTNSSLTPENSVK; encoded by the coding sequence ATGCATACATATTATAAATGGATTATTTTGCTTGTGGCTACACTTTCGCAGACAGCAGCAACCTTTGTCACATACGGCATGGGGCCCGTTGCTTCGTTTTATCAAATAGAATGGGGTCTATCTTCATTTCAAACTGGTCTGATTGTCTCAGCTGTTAATATAGGGCCGATTTTCTCCATGCTTGTATTCGGCTATTTCATGGATAAAAAAGGAGAAAAACAACTAATCGGATGGGGCTCCATTTTACTTGGACTTTCTAGCTTATTATTAATTCCTGTGCACCATTATACGACATTGCTACTCGTATTAATAGTTGTTGGGATTTGGTATGGCAGTGCACAAACTGGTGGTAGTTCAGCTATCGTCAAGTGGTTTCCAGATAAGCATCGAGGGCTTGCTATCGGTATTCGTCAGACAGGAATTCCAATCGGCGGTGCGTTGGCCTCAAGCATTCTAACCTATCTGTACCAACACATCCACCTAACCTCTGTGCATATAACACAGGGCTTGGTAGCAATTGCGGGAGGACTGTTATTTTTACTGCTGTATCAGGAACCTAAACAGCGTGTAACCGTTGCAGCAAATCCTGTCACCTTTAAAGAGAAGGTGCATGCCATTAAGAACAATCGCGCGCTCTATCCTATTTATTTTGTAGGCATTGTCATGATGTCCTTACAAATGGTGATCATTGCCCATTTGATGAGCTATTTGCATCAAGAAGGTGGTTATTCATTAACGGAGGCTGGAAAGTATTTAAGTATCATTTTGCTTGGTGGAATGGTAGGAAGAATTGTGCTTGCGTGGATAAGTGACTGTTATTTCTCTCAAAAACGTGAATCATTATTAGTGCTCGTCATGGTAGCCACCTTTATTATGATAGGCTGTCTGCCTTTTGTCATGTCTGCGAAGAGCTTGATGATCATTTTTTGTTCGATCCTTGGATTTTTTGCTCTTGGCTGGTATTCCTTATATATCGCTTGTGTAACAGAGCAATCAGATTCTCAATCAGTGGGACTGACTGTTAGCGCGGCGCTAACGATCAATCAATTCTTTATTGTCTTAGCACCAACATGCTATGGGTTATTGGTTGCCCTTTTCTCCAGTCATCAACTGGCCATGGATTTAATAGCGATGATGGTCATCATTGGAGCGTTTAATTTATATAGATCAACCAACAGTAGTCTAACACCTGAAAATTCGGTAAAATAA
- a CDS encoding alpha/beta hydrolase produces MVNILPAKEIYLQGNEHALLLLHSFTSHTRDMKKVAAKLHEEGYTCYAPLYRGHGNAPEQLLQYNVNDWWQDVMNAYQFLLDEGYQKISVIGISIGGIFTLKLAQLEQLEQIIVLSVPVEKEPEQLKQRIMDYAYNYKNIEGKSALQISNEIEPFTNMPLDSFIAFQHFIKDTMLHLNKITIPIAIFYGERDEDVYAQSAETIYQQVQSSKKKLKGFANSKHLMTLGRDQEDIMKEMMEFLRMNNGNLTQ; encoded by the coding sequence ATGGTAAACATACTTCCAGCTAAAGAAATTTACTTACAAGGAAATGAGCATGCCCTATTGCTATTACATTCCTTTACAAGTCATACAAGAGATATGAAGAAGGTTGCTGCTAAGCTACATGAAGAGGGTTATACATGCTATGCCCCGCTATACCGTGGACATGGCAATGCACCAGAACAATTATTACAATATAATGTAAACGACTGGTGGCAAGATGTCATGAATGCCTATCAGTTTTTACTCGATGAAGGCTATCAAAAGATTTCTGTTATCGGTATCTCCATTGGAGGTATTTTCACGTTGAAGCTTGCACAATTAGAACAGCTCGAACAAATCATCGTTTTATCTGTACCGGTTGAGAAGGAACCCGAACAACTAAAGCAAAGAATCATGGACTATGCTTATAATTATAAAAATATAGAGGGCAAATCAGCACTTCAAATTTCTAACGAAATCGAGCCATTTACGAACATGCCGTTAGATTCTTTTATTGCATTCCAACATTTTATCAAAGATACAATGCTACATCTCAATAAAATTACAATCCCAATCGCTATCTTCTATGGTGAACGAGATGAAGATGTATACGCCCAAAGCGCTGAAACAATTTATCAGCAAGTCCAATCCTCTAAAAAGAAACTAAAGGGCTTTGCAAACTCCAAACATTTAATGACTTTAGGTCGAGATCAAGAGGACATTATGAAGGAAATGATGGAATTTTTACGGATGAATAATGGGAATCTTACCCAATAG
- a CDS encoding sigma-70 family RNA polymerase sigma factor, giving the protein MNRNVDLLSLIVEKEAIFITTTQHSLVVLAQNGDEQAFYQLIEREQHKLYRMAYVYVQNENDAVEVFQQTIIRAYEGLPQLKEPYYFATWLTRIMINCCKTYIAKKKTMELVEPHTLEDLNSTSPTYIEEELDLWQALCQLEEKYKTVLLLRFYQDYSVKDIAAILQCPEGTVKTHIRRGLQAIRQQLKGAYLDEWVQSVEGSH; this is encoded by the coding sequence TTGAATCGAAATGTCGACTTGCTGAGTCTAATAGTCGAAAAGGAGGCGATTTTCATTACAACAACGCAACATTCACTTGTAGTCCTAGCGCAAAATGGCGATGAACAAGCATTTTATCAGCTGATTGAGCGAGAGCAGCACAAGCTTTATCGTATGGCCTATGTCTACGTACAAAATGAAAACGACGCCGTAGAAGTTTTTCAGCAGACGATTATCCGAGCCTATGAAGGTTTACCGCAATTAAAGGAGCCTTACTATTTTGCCACTTGGCTAACTCGCATTATGATTAATTGCTGTAAAACCTATATTGCTAAGAAAAAAACAATGGAGCTTGTCGAACCACATACATTAGAGGATTTGAACAGTACCTCCCCTACATATATCGAGGAAGAGCTGGATTTATGGCAGGCCCTTTGCCAGCTTGAAGAAAAGTATAAAACAGTGTTATTACTACGATTTTATCAAGACTACTCGGTCAAGGATATTGCGGCGATATTGCAATGTCCTGAAGGCACTGTGAAAACACATATTCGCCGTGGTTTACAGGCAATACGACAACAATTAAAGGGGGCATATCTTGATGAATGGGTTCAATCCGTTGAAGGAAGTCATTAA
- a CDS encoding LysR family transcriptional regulator — translation MNIEEIALKMELLERQNLSKSAEITNYTQSALTSKVKKMESEIGQEVFKRTPQGLKLTEVGDHYLQFLKKVAHDYEEFLHRIGSTQTSIHFGTSHTTIKIYGAAIMNALQTSHSPIDVDFTVESSTSLNHRVHHAELDCALTSNPLKHYADLHYDLIATETFEVISSPAHVIDFEQRTPVTLLVLSKGCMYSKALAQWLTNKQIPFTMKEIKSVSSILDFLEIEHTLAVLNTKLLSLYPCPDLHHYHLDNLHNVIETVFIYKKNDSKLAPIMQLKQVIESLLERN, via the coding sequence ATGAACATTGAAGAAATCGCCTTAAAAATGGAGCTTTTAGAAAGGCAAAACTTGAGTAAATCCGCTGAAATCACCAATTATACACAATCAGCCCTCACATCCAAGGTTAAAAAAATGGAGAGTGAGATTGGACAAGAGGTTTTTAAACGAACGCCCCAAGGCTTAAAGCTAACGGAGGTAGGCGATCACTACTTACAATTTCTAAAAAAGGTCGCTCACGACTATGAGGAATTTTTACATAGGATTGGATCGACTCAAACGAGTATCCATTTTGGTACTTCTCATACAACCATTAAAATATATGGGGCAGCGATTATGAATGCGCTCCAAACGAGTCATAGTCCGATTGATGTGGATTTCACAGTAGAGTCTAGTACATCGTTAAATCATAGAGTACACCATGCCGAGCTGGATTGTGCCTTGACCAGCAATCCACTGAAGCACTATGCCGATTTGCACTATGATTTGATCGCTACTGAAACATTTGAAGTGATCTCAAGCCCTGCTCATGTTATTGATTTTGAACAGCGAACGCCTGTTACCTTACTCGTGCTAAGTAAAGGGTGTATGTATTCGAAGGCATTAGCACAGTGGCTTACAAACAAACAAATACCCTTTACGATGAAAGAAATAAAATCCGTGAGTAGCATTCTTGATTTTCTTGAAATCGAGCATACGTTGGCAGTGTTAAACACAAAATTACTCTCACTCTATCCTTGCCCTGATTTGCATCATTATCACTTGGACAATCTTCACAATGTCATTGAAACCGTCTTTATTTATAAAAAAAACGACAGTAAGCTAGCCCCTATTATGCAATTAAAACAGGTGATTGAGTCATTGCTTGAGAGGAACTAA
- a CDS encoding GNAT family N-acetyltransferase: MGYRAYEGEKITVYFDKDMCQHAAECVKGLPEVFNVKAKPWIKADQAEVAKVEEVINRCPSGALKYKRKEGEHVLEIKQGSQSFYIGNEEESEAEVHFVRVGESRIILDHTHVSEHLRGQNVGQQLVKAAVDYAKKENLQVIPLCPFAKAEFEKHPEYQELLG; this comes from the coding sequence ATGGGGTATCGTGCATATGAAGGAGAAAAAATAACTGTTTATTTTGATAAAGATATGTGTCAGCATGCAGCTGAATGTGTAAAAGGCTTACCAGAGGTATTCAATGTCAAAGCGAAACCTTGGATCAAAGCAGATCAAGCAGAAGTCGCAAAAGTAGAAGAAGTTATCAATCGCTGTCCAAGCGGTGCACTAAAATATAAACGAAAAGAGGGAGAACACGTTTTGGAAATTAAACAAGGTAGCCAATCATTCTATATTGGGAACGAAGAAGAAAGCGAAGCAGAGGTTCATTTTGTGCGTGTCGGAGAGAGTCGAATCATCCTTGATCATACACATGTTTCCGAACATCTAAGAGGACAAAATGTCGGCCAGCAATTAGTCAAAGCCGCAGTCGACTATGCGAAAAAAGAAAACTTACAAGTCATCCCTCTATGTCCTTTCGCCAAAGCCGAATTCGAAAAACATCCTGAATATCAAGAATTATTAGGATAA
- a CDS encoding toast rack family protein, giving the protein MLKKLVGLGVVMGTSALLLSGCFSVFPSKMREETILVEKDKAKALEVDIELGVGEMNVSSGAKEWVEGKADYNIKKLAPHVSYDKHGDTGEIEIKHKGSTKLGLSKIKNTWAIQLNDDIPMDLSVETGAAIANLDLQGLQLEQLDIEAGVGDLTVNLGGDWKKSFTTNIETGVGQTTVILPSKVGVKLTTEKGIGSSNVEGLVSKGNGVYVNDAYDKSDVVLEINSELGVGDITFKLDK; this is encoded by the coding sequence ATGTTGAAAAAATTAGTTGGGTTAGGTGTCGTGATGGGCACATCTGCATTGCTATTATCAGGGTGCTTTTCCGTTTTTCCAAGCAAAATGCGTGAGGAAACAATTTTGGTGGAAAAGGATAAAGCGAAAGCATTAGAGGTAGACATCGAATTAGGTGTTGGTGAAATGAATGTATCAAGTGGCGCCAAGGAATGGGTTGAAGGCAAGGCTGACTATAATATTAAAAAGCTTGCCCCTCACGTAAGCTATGATAAACATGGTGATACAGGGGAAATCGAAATCAAGCATAAAGGCTCTACAAAGCTAGGTCTTTCTAAAATTAAGAACACATGGGCGATTCAGCTAAATGACGATATTCCAATGGATTTATCTGTGGAAACAGGTGCAGCCATTGCTAATCTCGACTTACAGGGGCTCCAGCTTGAACAATTAGATATTGAAGCAGGTGTCGGGGATCTGACAGTGAATTTAGGTGGCGATTGGAAAAAAAGCTTTACCACAAACATTGAAACGGGAGTAGGTCAAACAACTGTTATTTTACCTTCAAAGGTTGGAGTCAAATTAACAACAGAAAAGGGCATTGGTTCTTCAAATGTTGAAGGTCTTGTGTCCAAGGGTAATGGTGTTTATGTCAATGACGCCTATGATAAATCGGATGTCGTGCTAGAAATCAATTCAGAATTAGGCGTTGGAGACATTACGTTTAAACTAGATAAATAA
- a CDS encoding VOC family protein — protein sequence MLTITGHHHISMITKNAQENHQFYHQILGLRRVKKTVNQDDPSMYHLFYGDLTGSPGTGLTFFELSHAGRTHRGTDAITRIGLLVPSYDSLLYWENRLNEFAIEHSGLTKYGETDAIHFADPDGLRLVFLNNQDKQIPQEWTKWGDSPVEMAHQILGMGPVELTVSSLAEAEQTLVQLFGYTELTRSTSQAVFQAEEGQLQGQIVVVEQDGPKEKPGRGSVHHLAIRVKNKEELEQWEQKIKDFGFSIIKKADRYYFSSIYMKESHGIIFELATDGPGFTVDTTVEDLGKDLDLPPFLEGRRREIEEKLTPID from the coding sequence ATGCTAACAATCACAGGACACCATCATATTTCAATGATTACAAAAAATGCACAGGAAAATCATCAATTTTATCATCAAATTTTAGGGCTTCGTCGAGTGAAGAAGACCGTCAATCAAGACGACCCAAGTATGTATCATCTATTTTACGGTGATTTAACAGGTAGCCCAGGGACAGGCCTCACATTTTTTGAATTATCGCACGCAGGTCGTACACATCGTGGGACAGATGCCATCACGAGAATTGGTTTACTTGTTCCTTCTTACGATAGCTTACTCTATTGGGAAAATCGCTTAAATGAATTTGCGATTGAGCACAGTGGCTTAACAAAATACGGTGAAACGGACGCGATTCACTTTGCAGATCCGGATGGTCTACGCCTTGTATTTTTAAATAATCAAGATAAGCAAATTCCACAAGAATGGACAAAGTGGGGAGATTCACCTGTTGAGATGGCGCATCAAATTTTAGGAATGGGGCCAGTGGAATTAACAGTTAGCTCATTAGCAGAGGCTGAACAAACTTTGGTCCAACTGTTTGGCTATACAGAGCTAACACGATCAACATCCCAAGCTGTTTTTCAGGCTGAAGAAGGTCAGTTACAAGGTCAAATTGTCGTCGTAGAACAGGATGGTCCTAAAGAAAAGCCTGGAAGAGGAAGTGTTCACCATTTAGCCATTCGTGTGAAAAATAAGGAAGAGCTAGAACAATGGGAACAAAAAATTAAAGATTTTGGCTTTAGCATCATAAAAAAAGCGGATCGCTATTATTTCTCTAGTATTTATATGAAGGAATCACACGGAATTATATTTGAACTTGCAACAGATGGACCAGGCTTTACAGTGGATACGACTGTTGAAGATTTGGGCAAAGACTTAGATTTACCACCATTTTTGGAAGGCCGCCGACGTGAAATTGAAGAGAAATTAACACCGATTGACTAA
- a CDS encoding ABC transporter ATP-binding protein, whose protein sequence is MSKIYQQKHHTVDALKNIHCTIYQGEMVAIMGTSGSGKSTLLNMISALDEPTDGALFLFGKEARDIYKEPKASQFRKENIGFIFQSFHLLKDLSVEDNIALPLILNDVPSKEIKVRVQQMMEKLHIAAWAKHRPHELSGGQKQRVAIARAIIANPPILLADEPTGALDVNTTDEILELLVDLQKNSQQTILLVTHDPYVATYANRVLFFHDGAIVDSYQNQQSEEDLDCILTKFKQITRGDR, encoded by the coding sequence ATGTCTAAAATTTATCAGCAAAAGCATCATACTGTCGATGCTTTAAAAAATATCCATTGTACGATTTATCAAGGAGAAATGGTGGCGATTATGGGCACTAGCGGCTCTGGTAAAAGTACCCTACTGAATATGATCAGTGCCCTTGATGAACCGACAGACGGGGCATTATTTTTATTTGGTAAGGAAGCACGTGATATTTACAAGGAGCCAAAAGCTTCTCAATTCCGTAAAGAAAACATCGGCTTTATCTTCCAATCGTTTCACCTATTAAAAGATTTATCAGTGGAGGATAATATCGCACTCCCGCTCATTTTAAATGATGTTCCGAGTAAAGAGATCAAGGTGCGTGTCCAGCAAATGATGGAAAAATTACATATTGCCGCATGGGCAAAGCATCGACCACATGAGCTCTCGGGTGGACAAAAGCAACGTGTTGCCATTGCTCGGGCAATTATCGCGAATCCTCCTATTTTATTGGCAGATGAACCTACAGGGGCGTTGGATGTGAACACAACAGATGAAATCTTAGAGCTGCTCGTTGATTTACAAAAAAATAGCCAACAAACGATTTTACTTGTTACGCATGACCCATATGTCGCTACGTATGCCAATCGTGTGCTGTTCTTCCATGATGGAGCTATTGTAGATTCCTACCAAAATCAGCAAAGTGAAGAGGATTTAGATTGTATTTTAACGAAATTCAAGCAAATTACTAGGGGTGATCGATAA
- a CDS encoding SRPBCC domain-containing protein, with product MTSSIWINAGIDDVWQAITEEQSLSKWYAPGSTWDIPKLAAGEKMTFTLMPNAHNQLSEQLPMELTIQQVKKNETFSFYLEVPETLIAITLAKQHSGTNVSFNSSGYDASLANLKALLEGRAIPYP from the coding sequence ATGACAAGTTCAATTTGGATTAATGCGGGGATTGATGACGTCTGGCAGGCCATTACAGAGGAGCAATCCCTCTCCAAATGGTATGCGCCAGGCTCGACATGGGACATACCAAAATTGGCAGCGGGGGAGAAGATGACGTTTACGTTAATGCCGAATGCCCATAACCAATTATCTGAACAACTACCTATGGAGCTAACCATTCAACAGGTAAAAAAGAATGAGACATTTTCATTTTACTTAGAGGTTCCTGAAACGTTAATAGCCATTACGTTAGCAAAACAACACAGTGGCACTAATGTTAGCTTCAATTCGTCAGGCTATGATGCCTCACTCGCTAATTTGAAAGCTTTGCTGGAGGGGCGCGCCATCCCTTATCCATAG
- a CDS encoding DoxX-like family protein, with translation MKRKPIYVEVEIQASIEDAWTYTQNPTLHEQWDLRFTSITYIPKKAPEEPQRFTYVTKLMPGLQVSGWGESKGEHQKENGTKTSSLHFGTPQKISPIAEGKGFWQYIPNDCGLTFLTQYDYVTRYGKLGVFMDLFFRPLIGWATALSFDVLKRWLETRENATAQYRRFFLTMLMSVLFSFIWIYHGLVPKILAVHPQEIMMTAPFMKSAEQMVVWIGVAEILLGLCWLYPRGKRRLFGLQIIFFPILTLAAIVADPTSIIAPFNPVTFNLSLWILSIIGFVLSKNLPSAKNCKRKRG, from the coding sequence ATGAAGCGGAAGCCTATTTATGTTGAAGTCGAAATCCAAGCTTCTATAGAGGATGCGTGGACCTATACGCAAAACCCGACATTGCATGAACAGTGGGATTTACGTTTTACCTCGATTACATATATACCTAAAAAAGCCCCAGAGGAACCACAGCGTTTTACCTATGTAACGAAGCTCATGCCAGGCTTACAAGTAAGTGGCTGGGGAGAAAGTAAAGGGGAGCATCAGAAGGAAAATGGCACGAAAACATCCTCCCTCCATTTTGGTACACCACAAAAAATTTCACCTATCGCAGAGGGGAAAGGCTTTTGGCAGTATATTCCGAATGATTGTGGTCTAACGTTTTTAACGCAGTATGATTATGTGACGCGCTATGGCAAGCTTGGCGTCTTCATGGATCTATTTTTTCGACCATTAATAGGATGGGCTACTGCTCTTAGCTTTGATGTTTTAAAAAGATGGCTAGAAACACGAGAAAATGCTACTGCTCAGTATAGACGATTTTTTTTAACAATGCTGATGAGCGTTCTTTTTAGTTTTATATGGATCTATCACGGACTTGTACCAAAAATTTTAGCTGTACATCCTCAGGAAATTATGATGACGGCTCCCTTTATGAAAAGTGCAGAGCAAATGGTCGTGTGGATAGGCGTAGCTGAAATCCTCTTGGGTCTGTGTTGGCTTTATCCACGAGGAAAGCGTCGATTATTTGGCTTACAAATCATCTTTTTTCCGATATTGACGCTAGCTGCCATCGTTGCCGATCCAACAAGTATCATAGCACCATTTAATCCCGTGACCTTTAATCTCTCCTTATGGATATTGTCCATTATTGGATTTGTCTTAAGTAAGAATTTACCGAGTGCAAAAAACTGTAAGAGAAAGCGAGGGTGA
- a CDS encoding tubby C-terminal domain-like protein produces MKTYTYKQPAAIESTEVINIFNEAGEVSSTVQRVYTNALKKAFDRTMDYRYFVRFDVHDTKEQPLFTCKKVSRRGRVHFRGKDLVTGKDYMIAYDGWQIMIPDLLITDGEQQIKLSKEMEDWSVFTVNEQPIARWQATFCDTHFDITLQVEDSSPIQHEAFFIAIGQAVLFVGA; encoded by the coding sequence GTGAAAACTTATACATACAAGCAACCAGCAGCCATCGAATCAACAGAGGTCATTAACATTTTCAATGAAGCGGGAGAGGTGTCGTCCACTGTGCAACGTGTGTATACCAATGCGCTAAAGAAGGCCTTTGATCGAACAATGGACTATCGTTATTTTGTCCGTTTTGATGTCCATGATACAAAGGAGCAGCCTCTTTTTACATGTAAAAAAGTATCTCGACGTGGTCGTGTGCATTTTCGAGGCAAGGATTTAGTAACAGGAAAAGACTATATGATTGCATACGATGGCTGGCAAATCATGATACCTGATCTTCTAATTACGGATGGAGAACAACAAATCAAGCTCAGCAAAGAAATGGAGGACTGGTCTGTTTTTACTGTGAATGAGCAGCCCATTGCACGCTGGCAAGCTACTTTCTGTGACACTCATTTTGACATCACGTTGCAGGTGGAAGACAGTAGTCCGATTCAGCATGAAGCCTTCTTCATTGCCATTGGACAGGCTGTGTTGTTTGTTGGGGCATAA
- a CDS encoding ABC transporter permease has product MFTMRTIALKLFRAAWANVLTSISIITISICLVMTMSVYIWNANSQMKADIQALYGDMDLMVGYNPDQQQLLTTQQIEDFSALPGVTQISSVSIAQTTVEQEKNTTFYTVGVENDDLVKSRYHFAVNLGLNDAVLSENVARIFKKSVGDSIEIQSKNFVVQEILPTMKGTDSPNIILLPNTIVKTWMNNSQPQTVGMFALIKTKDDLAKAIGTELKQLDTTLRVDIMSDDDLFKQNFQSLMVFMVVLSVFILLISSVLLLSTFQLLFYKIKEQLMILRALGASVKQVRRIVKLQLSLIISFGVLLGTTMSLLVIKIWLPQLIHVLHLPDARTELPIVFVLLIAVVSFFILQIMTQWQVAKSSRLLPLQIATDNEDLGLQWTKWKTIMVSVLAVIASLLLLQANLTGTGSNQGALFILMGTLLVCGIILLVIPYLFTAVLQMALKPIRKVLGKEAFLACQQLMPQVRKNMPIVLSIIGLMVILTFGSSLMKTLQHNDLAFTESQYETAVKIQNELNDPSLTPAVIEEMEALPSVQYAYAQSNNAYIALKLGQEWLPENYTTIDIKKYVQIEKLPKIEGNLQDGLLVTKSFAQRHKLMLGDHITVGTYNFEAQQDMPTGELQIIGIVDAPIHHADLIVDWSSFLTSQDQTIIEDIMVETAHTQQTIADLAFLEERWPALKFTDKATMIEQSNEMFLQRWSLFVGVFIILIVATCLGVIQTLLHTIYSKRGDYAIQRLIGLSPNGLMKLILTQVLSFVLYGLTIGTFIGLILTRMLAFIDDGSPMSYDLLTIGITSITLLSATLIVFALQGYWISRQKLANEIVDI; this is encoded by the coding sequence ATGTTTACGATGCGTACCATTGCCCTGAAGCTTTTTCGTGCTGCATGGGCGAATGTTCTAACGAGTATTAGTATTATTACGATCTCGATTTGCCTTGTGATGACAATGAGCGTTTACATTTGGAATGCCAACAGCCAAATGAAGGCAGACATACAAGCACTCTACGGAGATATGGATTTAATGGTCGGCTATAACCCCGATCAACAACAACTGTTAACGACACAGCAAATCGAGGATTTTTCAGCACTCCCAGGCGTCACGCAAATATCCAGTGTATCGATAGCTCAGACAACGGTGGAGCAAGAAAAGAACACCACTTTTTATACGGTTGGCGTTGAAAATGACGACTTAGTCAAAAGTCGATACCATTTTGCCGTAAATCTTGGTCTGAACGATGCCGTACTTTCTGAAAATGTTGCGCGTATTTTCAAGAAGAGCGTTGGGGACTCCATTGAAATTCAATCGAAAAATTTTGTGGTCCAAGAAATTTTACCAACGATGAAGGGCACTGATAGCCCAAATATTATTTTGCTGCCAAATACTATTGTAAAAACTTGGATGAACAATAGTCAGCCGCAAACTGTTGGAATGTTTGCCCTTATTAAAACAAAAGATGACCTTGCTAAGGCAATTGGTACAGAGTTGAAGCAACTTGATACAACATTGCGGGTTGATATCATGAGTGATGATGATCTGTTTAAACAAAATTTTCAGAGCCTAATGGTTTTTATGGTTGTGCTATCCGTCTTTATTTTACTTATTTCAAGCGTCTTGTTGCTGTCCACATTCCAGCTATTATTCTATAAAATCAAGGAACAGCTGATGATTTTGCGCGCGCTCGGGGCATCTGTGAAACAAGTTAGGCGTATTGTTAAGCTCCAATTATCACTGATTATTAGCTTTGGCGTTTTGCTGGGGACAACGATGAGCTTACTCGTGATTAAAATCTGGCTACCACAATTAATTCACGTCTTACATTTACCAGATGCAAGAACAGAGCTTCCGATTGTATTTGTCCTATTAATTGCAGTTGTAAGCTTCTTCATCCTGCAGATCATGACACAATGGCAGGTAGCTAAAAGTTCCAGATTACTGCCATTACAAATCGCCACAGACAACGAAGATTTGGGACTTCAATGGACAAAGTGGAAAACGATTATGGTCAGTGTTTTAGCTGTGATTGCTAGTTTATTGTTACTACAAGCCAATTTAACTGGAACAGGAAGCAATCAAGGTGCTTTATTTATTTTAATGGGTACGCTACTTGTTTGTGGGATAATCCTTTTAGTAATCCCTTACCTGTTTACCGCTGTTCTCCAAATGGCCCTAAAGCCCATTCGGAAGGTACTTGGCAAGGAAGCCTTTTTAGCCTGTCAGCAGCTCATGCCACAAGTGCGCAAAAATATGCCGATTGTGCTCAGTATTATAGGCTTAATGGTCATTTTAACTTTCGGCAGTTCGTTAATGAAAACCTTGCAGCACAATGACCTTGCCTTCACAGAATCACAATACGAAACAGCAGTCAAAATTCAAAACGAATTAAACGATCCCTCTCTTACACCAGCAGTTATAGAGGAAATGGAAGCATTGCCTAGCGTGCAATATGCCTATGCACAAAGTAATAATGCATACATTGCCCTGAAGCTCGGTCAAGAGTGGCTACCAGAAAACTATACAACGATTGATATAAAGAAATATGTACAAATAGAAAAGCTACCCAAAATCGAGGGCAATTTGCAGGATGGTCTCCTCGTAACAAAGAGCTTTGCCCAACGTCACAAGCTAATGCTTGGCGATCATATCACGGTTGGAACCTATAATTTTGAGGCACAGCAGGATATGCCTACAGGTGAATTACAGATCATCGGAATAGTCGATGCACCTATTCACCATGCTGATTTAATCGTTGATTGGTCATCGTTCCTTACATCTCAAGATCAAACAATCATCGAAGACATCATGGTTGAAACTGCTCATACGCAACAAACCATAGCGGACCTCGCCTTTTTAGAAGAACGCTGGCCTGCCTTGAAATTTACGGACAAAGCAACGATGATTGAGCAATCCAACGAAATGTTCCTGCAACGCTGGAGCCTATTTGTGGGCGTCTTTATTATTTTAATTGTCGCTACCTGCCTCGGCGTGATTCAAACACTGCTTCATACCATTTATTCAAAACGTGGAGATTATGCGATTCAACGACTCATTGGCCTATCACCCAACGGATTAATGAAGCTCATCTTGACACAAGTCCTATCATTCGTGCTATATGGTCTAACTATTGGCACGTTTATAGGCTTAATTCTAACAAGAATGCTAGCCTTTATCGACGACGGCTCCCCCATGTCCTATGACCTCTTAACAATAGGCATCACCAGCATCACTCTATTAAGTGCCACACTCATAGTGTTTGCTCTACAAGGCTATTGGATTAGCCGCCAAAAACTAGCCAATGAAATAGTAGACATATAA